One segment of Anguilla anguilla isolate fAngAng1 chromosome 1, fAngAng1.pri, whole genome shotgun sequence DNA contains the following:
- the LOC118206482 gene encoding prostaglandin E2 receptor EP2 subtype-like, with product MPVLFDTNNDTCHHRKFIEPSSPTISALMFSAGVIGNVIALILLEIRRRKDLSRQRSSLFHVLVTALVVTDLMGTCLISPVVMASYATNMTIITMGKNSSVCEYFGVSMTFFSLATLSILFAMALERCFSIGCPYFYGRHITKRVGYVSIPFIYLLCVVFCLLPFLGFGDYVQYCPGTWCFIDMNPHRLEDKVYANAYATLMLAIVTSVVICNAFVVYHLVQMYRRRKMNRGSTRGRKDRRHYSMAEEVEHLILLVFMTVAFVICSLPLMIRVYINSTGKRVESHNTDLIALRFLSINSIINPWVFIILSPSVLRFLWGALCKNSALSYRGVVFGSTLGKEVNTLNDLCHHKASTEITKLQGSGEMV from the exons atgcctgtGCTTTTTGACACAAACAATGACACTTGCCATCACAGGAAATTTATCGAACCCTCGAGCCCGACAATCAGCGCACTGATGTTTTCAGCTGGAGTAATCGGAAATGTAATCGCTTTGATCCTGTTGGAAATCCGTCGAAGAAAGGATCTTAGTCGGCAGCGCTCGTCTCTCTTCCACGTGCTGGTGACCGCGCTGGTTGTTACGGACCTTATGGGAACTTGTCTCATTAGCCCGGTAGTTATGGCATCTTATGCGACAAACATGACAATAATAACTATGGGTAAGAATAGTTCCGTGTGCGAGTATTTTGGTGTTAGTATGACTTTTTTTAGTTTGGCAACTTTGTCCATACTTTTCGCCATGGCATTGGAGCGATGCTTTTCCATAGGATGCCCGTACTTTTACGGGCGGCATATCACCAAACGTGTAGGATATGTCTCCATTCCCTTCATTTACCTGCTTTGCGTAGTCTTCTGTCTTTTGCCGTTCCTTGGTTTCGGGGATTACGTACAATACTGCCCGGGAACGTGGTGTTTCATTGACATGAACCCTCACAGGCTCGAGGACAAAGTGTACGCCAACGCTTATGCCACTTTGATGCTTGCGATCGTCACCTCCGTCGTGATTTGTAACGCGTTCGTGGTCTACCACCTGGTCCAAATGTACCGGAGGCGCAAAATGAACCGAGGATCTACCAGGGGGAGAAAGGACCGAAGGCATTACTCCATGGCTGAAGAGGTCGAGCACCTTATTCTGCTGGTCTTCATGACAGTGGCGTTCGTGATTTGCTCCCTTCCACTAATG ATTCGCGTGTACATCAACTCCACGGGGAAAAGGGTCGAGAGCCACAACACCGACCTCATCGCCCTGCGCTTCCTGTCAATCAACTCCATCATCAACCCCTGGGTCTTCATCATCCTCAGCCCGTCTGTCCTGCGCTTCCTCTGGGGGGCGCTGTGCAAAAATTCGGCCCTGTCCTACAGGGGGGTCGTGTTCGGCTCCACCCTGGGGAAGGAGGTGAACACCCTGAACGATCTCTGCCACCACAAGGCCTCCACAGAGATCACAAAGCTTCAGGGCTCGGGAGAGATGGTGTAA